The genomic segment GTGAAAAGTCAATACGGCAAAAATACCGTGCCGTCCGAGCGGATCACCGCCCGGCCGGCGGTCAGTTCCGCAATCGCCGCCGTCAGTTCGCCCGTTTTTTCTTTGGCCAGATAATATTCAAAAGTCACTTTTTCCGTATATTCCGTTCCGGTGACAACCGCACCGCCGTTTTGCAGGGCGTTTTTCACCCGATCTCCGTCGGCATATTCCACCGTAATCGCAAACCGCTCACACAGCGTCATTGTCACGATTCCTGCGGCTTCGACGCCCAATTTCGCAGCAGCGCCATAAGCCCGTACCAGTCCGCCCGCGCCGAGTAATATCCCACCAAAATAACGCGTTACCACAATCGCACTTTTGAAAATCCGTC from the Oscillospiraceae bacterium genome contains:
- a CDS encoding YigZ family protein, whose protein sequence is MDSYLTLKIEAEAVFVEQRSKFITTARPVENAGEAEAFVSRIKQQYKDATHNVWAYFIDDGNMRASDDGEPSGTAGTPVLQVLKAGRIFKSAIVVTRYFGGILLGAGGLVRAYGAAAKLGVEAAGIVTMTLCERFAITVEYADGDRVKNALQNGGAVVTGTEYTEKVTFEYYLAKEKTGELTAAIAELTAGRAVIRSDGTVFLPY